In Maylandia zebra isolate NMK-2024a linkage group LG12, Mzebra_GT3a, whole genome shotgun sequence, a single genomic region encodes these proteins:
- the asphd2 gene encoding aspartate beta-hydroxylase domain-containing protein 2, whose amino-acid sequence MEWSLESVREMVAGGMQSIRECEICAFAIAMCVLLLFMWYCYRVGREHGSSPLRGRYLAGTGRIGGVVGGFMSSDCRSRGKGKHGSMLEEQNGFAFCQSSECFRCTSAGESLNQRLYHSLQEYAKRYTWSGMGRVHKGVRDQGRYLNSRPTIQRPEVFFLPDLPSAPFFSREVQRHDVELLEQSFPALLAEFESIYHQPPGRSGSSLPPGWKANNTPRGQWWTYYLVNQGTPLVLNVRRCPRAWRVLGQLRTFISNNVFGNACFSVLTPGALITEHYGPTNVRLRCHLGLRVPPSCELVVGGEPQCWSEGSCLLFDDSFLHRAFHEGSQEDGPRVVFMVDLWHPNVAAAERQALDYIFTPGRLEDREGK is encoded by the exons ATGGAGTGGTCACTAGAGAGTGTGAGGGAGATGGTGGCTGGAGGGATGCAGTCTATAAGGGAGTGTGAGATCTGTGCTTTTGCCATAGCCatgtgtgtgctgctgctgtttatgtGGTACTGTTATCGGGTGGGCCGGGAGCATGGCTCTAGCCCTCTGCGTGGGAGGTATCTAGCTGGCACGGGACGGATTGGAGGTGTGGTGGGGGGCTTCATGAGTTCAGACTGTCGTAGCAGGGGGAAGGGAAAGCACGGATCCATGCTGGAGGAGCAGAACGGCTTTGCTTTCTGTCAGTCGTCAGAGTGCTTCCGCTGCACCAGCGCTGGAGAGAGCCTGAACCAGAGGCTCTATCACAGCCTGCAGGAATACGCCAAGCGCTACACCTGGTCAGGGATGGGCAGGGTGCACAAAGGAGTCCGTGATCAAGGCCGGTACCTTAACAGCCGACCGACCATCCAGCGGCCAGAGGTCTTCTTCCTGCCCGACCTGCCGTCAGCGCCTTTCTTCTCCAGGGAAGTGCAGAGACATGACGTGGAGCTGCTTGAGCAGAGCTTCCCTGCACTCCTGGCTGAGTTCGAGAGCATCTACCACCAGCCTCCGGGTCGCAGCGGCTCCTCCCTCCCGCCGGGGTGGAAGGCCAACAATACTCCTCGCGGGCAGTGGTGGACCTACTACCTGGTCAACCAAGGCACCCCTCTGGTTCTAAATGTCAGGAGATGTCCCCGAGCCTGGAGGGTGCTGGGCCAGCTGCGCACCTTCATCTCCAACAACGTGTTTGGGAACGCCTGCTTCTCAGTACTGACTCCCGGGGCGCTCATCACCGAGCATTACGGCCCGACAAATGTCAGGCTCCGATGCCACCTGG GTCTCAGAGTGCCCCCTTCCTGTGAACTTGTGGTTGGTGGAGAGCCGCAGTGCTGGTCTGAGGGCAGCTGTTTGCTTTTCGACGACTCCTTCCTTCACAGGGCTTTCCACGAGG GGAGCCAGGAGGACGGCCCCAGGGTGGTTTTCATGGTGGACCTGTGGCACCCCAACGTGGCCGCCGCTGAGAGACAGGCTTTGGACTACATTTTTACACCGGGCCGTTTAGAGGACAGGGAGGGGAAATAG
- the cabp1a gene encoding calcium-binding protein 1a isoform X2 — MGQSGYLGSYQDSIVSVTQNCVLVSNILGQSCVFLSKGMAKCRQADRELRPEEMDELRDAFKEFDKDKDGFISCKDLGNCMRTMGYMPTEMELIELSQQINMNLGGHVDFEDFVELMGPKLLAETADMIGIKELKDAFREFDTNGDGAISTSELRDAMRKLLGQQVGLKEVEDILRDVDLNGDGLVDFEEFVRMMSR; from the exons ATGGGCCAGTCTGGGTATCTTGGGTCTTATCAGGACTCCATTGTTTCGGTGACACAAAACTGCGTTCTCGTGAGCAACATACTGGGACAATCCTGTGTCTTCCTGAGTAAAGGCATGGCAAAGTGCAGGCAGGCT GACAGAGAGCTGAGGCCAGAAGAGATGGATG AGCTCCGAGATGCTTTCAAAGAGTTTGACAAAGACAAGGACGGTTTCATCAGCTGCAAAGATCTCGGAAACTGCATGAGGACCATGGGATACATGCCAACTGAAATGGAGCTGATAGAACTAAGCCAACAGATCAACATGAACT tgggagGTCATGTTGATTTTGAGGATTTCGTAGAGCTGATGGGCCCAAAACTCCTCGCCGAAACTGCGGACATGATTGGAATAAAGGAGCTAAAAGACGCATTTAGGGAG TTCGACACTAATGGAGATGGTGCCATAAGCACGTCGGAGCTCAGAGACGCAATGAGAAAACTGTTGGGACAACAA GTTGGTCTGAAGGAAGTAGAAGACATCCTAAGGGATGTGGACTTGAATGGGGACGGACTTGTCGACTTTGAAG AGTTTGTACGGATGATGTCTCGCTGA
- the cabp1a gene encoding calcium-binding protein 1a isoform X1 has translation MSTPFPKSDSTTSLLKSSSAARRPTHLPEHTAESQRSQHHHQHHHQHHNQRPAALLSSSSKAEESFWSAECDVSARRPLCHPSLVGSQDSSNNAATRGKCKSHAPHSQVSAPPEPNGDAGRSVRERSRTSKHRHHHRRKHNRDERPAAAGPDEPEHPRRCHTHSRAVPRVPSLSDSNDDRVPLCEPRDRNGASAANSGGQVSSPSPSSYSLVPLSSRSSRRSRRSSAASSASDINLRTILNSLFGQDRELRPEEMDELRDAFKEFDKDKDGFISCKDLGNCMRTMGYMPTEMELIELSQQINMNLGGHVDFEDFVELMGPKLLAETADMIGIKELKDAFREFDTNGDGAISTSELRDAMRKLLGQQVGLKEVEDILRDVDLNGDGLVDFEEFVRMMSR, from the exons ATGAGCACCCCCTTTCCAAAATCTGATTCCACGACCTCCTTACTGAAATCGTCTTCGGCCGCGAGGAGACCGACACACCTCCCAGAGCACACGGCAGAAAGCCAGAGAAGTCAGCACCACCATCAGCACCACCATCAGCATCACAACCAGCGTCCCGCCGCGCttctgagcagcagcagcaaagccGAGGAATCCTTCTGGTCGGCCGAGTGCGACGTCAGTGCCCGGAGACCCCTGTGCCATCCCTCCCTCGTCGGCAGCCAGGACAGTAGTAATAATGCAGCCACTCGGGGCAAGTGCAAGTCACATGCTCCTCACAGCCAAGTTTCCGCTCCGCCGGAGCCGAACGGAGATGCAGGCCGAAGTGTGAGGGAGCGCTCCAGGACATCAAAACACCGTCACCACCACCGCAGGAAGCACAACCGAGACGAGCGTCCGGCAGCAGCGGGACCGGACGAACCGGAGCATCCCCGTCGCTGTCACACGCACTCCCGCGCGGTCCCCAGGGTGCCCTCTCTGTCGGACAGCAATGACGACAGGGTTCCCCTCTGCGAGCCGAGGGACCGCAACGGGGCCAGTGCGGCCAACAGCGGCGGTCAGGTCAGCAGTCCATCCCCGTCCTCTTACTCCCTGGTCCCGCTGTCCAGCAGGTCTTCTCGTCGCTCTCGGAGGTCCAGCGCTGCTTCTTCTGCATCAGATATTAATTTACGCACCATCCTCAATTCACTCTTTGGGCAG GACAGAGAGCTGAGGCCAGAAGAGATGGATG AGCTCCGAGATGCTTTCAAAGAGTTTGACAAAGACAAGGACGGTTTCATCAGCTGCAAAGATCTCGGAAACTGCATGAGGACCATGGGATACATGCCAACTGAAATGGAGCTGATAGAACTAAGCCAACAGATCAACATGAACT tgggagGTCATGTTGATTTTGAGGATTTCGTAGAGCTGATGGGCCCAAAACTCCTCGCCGAAACTGCGGACATGATTGGAATAAAGGAGCTAAAAGACGCATTTAGGGAG TTCGACACTAATGGAGATGGTGCCATAAGCACGTCGGAGCTCAGAGACGCAATGAGAAAACTGTTGGGACAACAA GTTGGTCTGAAGGAAGTAGAAGACATCCTAAGGGATGTGGACTTGAATGGGGACGGACTTGTCGACTTTGAAG AGTTTGTACGGATGATGTCTCGCTGA